Proteins encoded in a region of the Watersipora subatra chromosome 5, tzWatSuba1.1, whole genome shotgun sequence genome:
- the LOC137397582 gene encoding CUB and sushi domain-containing protein 3-like: MSIQVEIKNGNVCKGCGKDSSQLALKVCKALICCDFGKFHYVVMMKGSVSFGCASMPSSVANGRWTGTNVTATVICNNEYELTSGDNTLNCPSGIWVGARPVCSKISFGCANMPSPVTNGRWTGNNVTATVVCNNGYELTSGDNTLNCPGGAWIGARPVCSKISFGCTNMPSPVTNGRWTGNNVTATVICNNEYELTSGDNTLNCSGGIWVGARPVCSKISFGCASMPSPVTNGRWTGNNVTATVICNDGFELTGGDNTLNCPDGIWVGAHPICSKISFGCASMPSPVTNGRWTGNNLTATVICNDGYELTRGDQALNCPDGTWKGSVPTCSKISFGCASMPSPVTNGRWTGNNVTATVICNDGYELTRGDQVLNCPDGKWIGALPVCSKISFGCANMPSPVTDGRWTGNNVTATVICKDGYVWTSGDQVLNCPDGIWVGALPICSKISFGCTNIPSPVANGRWTGNNVTATVICNDGYELKSGDHTLSCPGGTWQGALPVCTKRITGCASPPPQVKKGVWEGNNISVTIRCIQGYELESGDKTLICENHQWNGKIPVCAAKTQVACSRPPPQVSNGKWIGNNLSVVLVCENGYVFTRGDNTLECHNNSWMGEIPSCNISEYSCLDLPPRVSNGIWIGDRARVTIQCNPSYFLASGNRSLICPEEKWVGQVPICEKNDTAEALEKENIKCPYSLSWIGLSLSCQNYLTAILIAAAVLSMFLFCCVMVAARRRERRRLILRETEQTLIMQKQAEVPRNLEVVLHKKKRSKSRTSIGSDGRSIRSKKSRKSKKSRRSKSTI; the protein is encoded by the exons TTAGTTTTGGCTGTGCCAGCATGCCATCTTCAGTAGCCAATGGCAGATGGACAGGAACCAATGTAACCGCTACAGTTATCTGCAACAATGAGTATGAGTTGACAAGTGGGGACAATACTCTAAACTGTCCTAGTGGTATATGGGTAGGAGCCCGTCCTGTCTGCTCTAAAA TCAGCTTTGGCTGTGCCAACATGCCATCTCCAGTAACTAATGGCAGGTGGACAGGAAACAATGTGACTGCGACAGTCGTATGCAACAATGGGTATGAATTGACAAGTGGAGACAACACTCTAAATTGCCCTGGTGGCGCTTGGATTGGAGCTCGTCCTGTCTGCTCTAAAA TTAGTTTTGGCTGTACCAACATGCCATCACCTGTAACAAATGGCAGATGGACAGGAAACAATGTGACTGCTACAGTTATCTGCAACAATGAGTATGAGTTGACGAGTGGAGACAATACTCTAAACTGTTCCGGTGGTATATGGGTAGGAGCCCGTCCTGTCTGCTCTAAAA TTAGCTTTGGCTGCGCCAGCATGCCATCTCCAGTAACCAATGGCAGATGGACAGGAAACAATGTAACTGCTACAGTAATTTGTAATGATGGGTTTGAGTTGACGGGAGGAGACAACACTCTTAATTGTCCTGATGGTATATGGGTAGGAGCCCATCCTATCTGTTCCAAAA TTAGTTTTGGCTGTGCCAGCATGCCATCACCAGTGACCAATGGTAGGTGGACTGGAAACAATTTGACTGCTACAGTAATATGTAATGATGGATATGAGTTGACTAGGGGAGACCAGGCTCTAAACTGTCCTGATGGTACATGGAAAGGATCCGTCCCCACCTGCTCTAAAA TTAGTTTTGGCTGTGCCAGCATGCCATCACCAGTAACCAATGGCAGATGGACCGGAAACAATGTGACTGCTACAGTAATTTGTAATGATGGATATGAGTTGACTAGAGGAGACCAGGTTTTAAACTGTCCTGATGGTAAATGGATAGGAGCCCTTCCTGTCTGCTCCAAAA TTAGTTTTGGCTGTGCGAACATGCCATCTCCAGTAACCGATGGCAGATGGACAGGAAACAATGTGACTGCTACAGTAATATGTAAGGATGGATATGTGTGGACAAGTGGAGACCAGGTTCTAAACTGTCCTGATGGTATTTGGGTAGGAGCCCTTCCCATCTGCTCTAAAA TTAGCTTTGGCTGTACCAACATACCATCTCCGGTAGCCAATGGCAGATGGACAGGAAACAACGTGACTGCTACAGTCATATGTAATGACGGGTATGAGTTGAAAAGTGGAGATCATACATTAAGTTGCCCTGGTGGCACTTGGCAAGGAGCTCTGCCTGTTTGCACTAAAA GAATTACAGGATGTGCCAGTCCACCACCACAAGTCAAGAAAGGGGTGTGGGAAGGAAATAATATATCAGTCACTATTCGTTGCATACAAGGGTATGAACTGGAGAGTGGAGATAAAACTCTGATTTGTGAAAATCATCAATGGAATGGAAAGATTCCTGTATGTGCAGCCA AAACACAAGTTGCGTGTTCCAGACCTCCTCCTCAAGTGTCAAATGGTAAATGGATTGGTAATAATTTATCGGTAGTACTGGTCTGTGAAAATGGATACGTGTTTACGAGAGGAGACAACACACTTGAGTGTCATAACAACTCTTGGATGGGTGAAATACCTTCTTGCAACATAA GTGAATACAGCTGCCTTGATCTTCCACCACGTGTCTCAAATGGAATATGGATAGGTGACAGAGCTAGGGTTACTATACAATGTAATCCAAGTTATTTTCTGGCTTCCGGTAACAGAAGTTTAATCTGCCCAGAAGAAAAATGGGTAGGACAAGTCCCCATCTGTGAGAAAA ACGATACAGCTGAAGCTCTAGAGAAGGAAAACATAAAATGTCCTTACTCTCTTTCATGGATTGGCTTGTCACTTTCGTGTCAGA atTATTTGACAGCTATTCTGATAGCGGCAGCTGTGTTGtctatgtttttgttttgctgtGTGATGGTTGCGGCCAGGCGGAGAGAACGAAGAAGACTAATTCTAAGAGAAACAGAACAAACACTCATAATGCAGAAACAGGCAGAAGTTCCTCGCAATCTAGAAGTTGTTCTTCACAAAAAGAAAAGATCAAAAAGTCGCACAAGCATTGGGTCTGATGGCCGATCAATACGGTCAAAAAAGTCACGAAAGTCTAAAAAATCACGACGGTCTAAATCGACGATCTAA
- the LOC137397581 gene encoding 4-galactosyl-N-acetylglucosaminide 3-alpha-L-fucosyltransferase 9-like, producing the protein MHMLEKKTCQGLKIVSLEHYTKESNSSRELLLRGTEDTAQTKLILAYTTIYGQRFDITTFHRTSQEKIQFPNPLTQCKYACTWSTNQSLYNRSDAVLFHLYNNLDHKDFVYQNLPQRYSSEQKWILMIREPPAFFYPEQLKMLDDRFNLTVTFHSSSDVQIPYGKYWSKRTPRPYRNFAIGRNKLALWMVSNCVTSSRREVYVRELQKYLEVDIVGGCLGLFANSTGKYVPLKNVKQKQYKFYLAFENSDCEEYITEKFWKSLFYGMIPVVRGRRAKYEHFAPPHSFIHADEFLSAEELAKYLKRVASNPSLFNQYHKWRNQYLADSRLMTINRQWMCDLCEKVYTSLPKTVNVYDHFSEDTKCDTYQDAKGRNRTGEHVENILRL; encoded by the coding sequence ATGCACATGTTAGAGAAAAAAACTTGTCAAGGACTAAAAATAGTCAGCTTGGAACATTACACCAAGGAGTCAAACTCTTCCAGAGAACTTTTGCTTCGTGGAACAGAAGATACAGCTCAAACAAAGCTCATACTAGCCTATACGACTATATATGGACAACGCTTTGATATTACAACTTTTCACAGAACTAGTCAAGAAAAAATACAGTTTCCCAATCCGCTGACACAATGTAAGTACGCATGTACGTGGAGCACCAACCAAAGTTTGTACAACCGTAGTGATGCTGTTCTGTTTCATTTGTATAACAACCTTGATCACAAAGATTTTGTGTACCAAAACCTGCCACAAAGGTATAGCTCAGAGCAGAAGTGGATTCTTATGATCAGAGAGCCGCCAGCATTTTTTTACCCTGAGCAACTAAAGATGTTAGATGACCGATTTAACCTTACAGTGACCTTTCATTCATCTTCTGATGTACAAATCCCTTATGGAAAATACTGGTCTAAACGAACTCCACGTCCCTACCGAAACTTTGCCATTGGAAGAAATAAGTTAGCCCTCTGGATGGTCAGCAACTGCGTAACCAGCAGCAGACGAGAAGTATATGTGAGAGAGTTACAAAAATACTTGGAAGTTGATATTGTTGGTGGGTGCCTTGGCTTATTTGCAAATTCGACTGGTAAATATGTTCCCCTTAAAAATGTAAAGCAGAAacaatacaaattttatttagcaTTTGAAAACTCTGATTGCGAAGAGTATATTACAGAAAAGTTCTGGAAGAGTCTTTTTTATGGAATGATACCGGTCGTGCGTGGGCGTCGAGCCAAGTATGAGCACTTTGCTCCTCCGCATTCTTTTATTCATGCGGATGAATTTTTATCAGCAGAAGAACTTGCGAAATATCTTAAACGTGTTGCCTCAAATCCATCTCTTTTTAACCAATATCATAAATGGAGGAATCAATATTTAGCCGATTCTAGACTGATGACAATAAACAGGCAGTGGATGTGTGATCTTTGTGAAAAAGTTTATACTTCTCTGCCAAAAACTGTCAATGTTTATGATCACTTCAGCGAAGATACAAAGTGTGACACCTACCAGGATGCAAAGGGTAGAAATCGGACAGGAGAGCATGTTGAGAATATCTTGCGCCTTTAG